The following is a genomic window from Chloroflexota bacterium.
TCCCCGCCGGCCACATCGCGCTGGGCAAACTGGCCCAGGCGCTGATGCACGGCGCGCGCGTGCTGGCCGTCCGCGGCAACTTTGACCAGGCGCTGGCCCTCGTGCGGCAACTGGTGGAGCGCCATCCGGTGGCGCTGGTGAACTCGGTGAACCCCTACCGCATAGAGGGCCAGAAGACCGCCGCCTTTGAGATTTGCGAGGCGCTGGGGAAATCGCCCGACATTTTGGCGATCCCCGTGGGCAACGCAGGCAACATCACGGCCTACTGGCGCGGGTTCCGCCAGTGGCAGGCAGCGGGACACATCCGCGCGCTGCCGCGCATGTGGGGGTTCCAGGCCGAGGGCGCGGCCCCTATCGTCCGGGGCGAACCGGTCGCCGAGCCGCGCACCGTGGCCACGGCCATCCGCATCGGCAATCCGGCCTCGTGGCAGGGGGCCGTGGCAGCGCGCGACGAATCCGGCGGCCTGATAGAGGCTGTCAGCGATGACGAAATCCTCAGTGCCCAGCGCCTGCTGGCGCAGACCGAGGGCATCTTCTGCGAACCGGCATCCGCGGCGTCGGTGGCCGGCGTGCTGAAACTGGCCGGGCAGGGGCGCATCCCGCCGCGAACCCGCATCGTCTGCGTGCTCACCGGCAGCGGCCTCAAGGATCCCGACGCCGCGCTGGCCGCCGCGCCCCGGCCCACCGAGGTCGCGCCCGACCTGTCCGAGATTGAGGGGGTGCTGGGATGGTAGGGAGCAAGGTCGTCGTGCGGGTGCCGGCCACCACGGCCAACCTGGGCCCGGGGTTTGATTGCCTGGGCATGGCGCTGGCCGTGTACAACACCGTAACCGTGTACACCACCACCGGCGGCTTGAGCGTGCGGATTGAGGGCGAGGGGGCCGAAGATCTGCGGTGGGGCCAGGAAAACCGCGTCCTGCGCGCCATGCGCCTGGCTTTCCAGGAAGCCGAGGAGCGGCTGCCTGGCGTCGCCATTGAGTTGCAGAACCAGATTCCGCTGGGGCGGGGCCTGGGGTCCAGCGCCGCTGCGACCGTGGGCGGGCTGGTGGCGGGCAACGCCCTGTGCGGTGGCCCGCTCCCCACCGACCGCCTGCTGGCCCTGGCCACGCAACTGGAAGGCCACCCCGACAACGTCGCTCCGGCGCTGCTGGGCGGGCTGGTCATCGCCGTGCAGGACGAGCAGGGTCTCATCTACGAGCGGCTGGACGTTCCGCCAGACCTGACGGCGGCGCTGTTCGTGCCGGATTTCCCCATGCCCACCGCCGAGGCGCGGCGCGTGTTGCCGGCGCAGGTGCCGCGCGCGGATGCCGTGTTCAATATGGGGCGGGTGGCGCTGCTCGTCGCGGCCATGGTCCGCCGTCGCTACGACGTGCTGGACGTCGCCACGCGCGATCGGCTGCACCAGCCGTACCGCGAGGCCATCTTCCCGGCGATGCCTGCGCTGTTTGACGCGGCGCGAGAAGCGGGGGCGCTGGGCGTCTTCCTAAGTGGGGCCGGCTCCACCGTCATCGCCCTGTGCGCGGGCAACGCGCCTGCGGTTGCCGAGGGCATGACTCGCGCGGCCCAGGGACTCGGGCTGGCCGGCAAGGCTCTGGTCGCGCCTCTGGCCGACGAGGGCGCGCAGG
Proteins encoded in this region:
- a CDS encoding threonine synthase; translated protein: MKSGILLRYRDYLPFTRLTPPLSLGEGDTPLVPAPCLSEALHADVWLKVEGCNPTGSFKDRGMVVAVSKAAEDGAKAVICASTGNTAASAAAYAARAGLQAIVIVPAGHIALGKLAQALMHGARVLAVRGNFDQALALVRQLVERHPVALVNSVNPYRIEGQKTAAFEICEALGKSPDILAIPVGNAGNITAYWRGFRQWQAAGHIRALPRMWGFQAEGAAPIVRGEPVAEPRTVATAIRIGNPASWQGAVAARDESGGLIEAVSDDEILSAQRLLAQTEGIFCEPASAASVAGVLKLAGQGRIPPRTRIVCVLTGSGLKDPDAALAAAPRPTEVAPDLSEIEGVLGW
- a CDS encoding homoserine kinase; the protein is MVGSKVVVRVPATTANLGPGFDCLGMALAVYNTVTVYTTTGGLSVRIEGEGAEDLRWGQENRVLRAMRLAFQEAEERLPGVAIELQNQIPLGRGLGSSAAATVGGLVAGNALCGGPLPTDRLLALATQLEGHPDNVAPALLGGLVIAVQDEQGLIYERLDVPPDLTAALFVPDFPMPTAEARRVLPAQVPRADAVFNMGRVALLVAAMVRRRYDVLDVATRDRLHQPYREAIFPAMPALFDAAREAGALGVFLSGAGSTVIALCAGNAPAVAEGMTRAAQGLGLAGKALVAPLADEGAQAEVVQPPRRRARPAASDHW